Proteins encoded within one genomic window of Phototrophicus methaneseepsis:
- a CDS encoding protein kinase domain-containing protein — translation MIGKKLNQRYEILAHIGEGATSTVYLGRDSLLGRDVAIKVLLPHVRESTRVRFFQEANAAAQLNHPNIMALYDMGKDSDRDYLVVEYIDGDSLASYVPSAPELVVALGSQIARALHYAHENDIIHRDIKPANIKVTPQGQIKIMDLGLALPREAKRVTAPGMVIGTPAYISPEQAQGHELDRRTDIYSLGIVLYEMLTGQLPFNADDITALLLQHVQQPPPPPRLIKPDITPSLEHVILKTLEKRKDRRFQSADLLAEALEATLPVGGFTTGRDAEIDQSSATRQTGRLNDPNARPRRMIKVVMADDHVLLRRALASYLEANEEFLVLAEASDGDQALLRTLELQPDVLLLDLNMPGKSGLDILPSIREQAPDVKVLVLTGRDDDIYIMRALRAGAHGYLLKSTDESKLMDAIRKVMDDEIVLGRGIAGKIVSGMLNDADNELTETERAVLLHVAAGYSDEQIGAKLNVPMTEMIEIMARIMTKLKVRDRTNAALRALRDGHISLDDLHELRPPQIG, via the coding sequence ATTAAAGTCTTGCTGCCCCACGTGCGAGAATCAACCCGTGTTCGCTTCTTCCAGGAAGCCAACGCAGCCGCCCAACTCAATCATCCCAATATCATGGCCTTGTACGATATGGGCAAGGATAGCGACCGTGATTATCTCGTCGTCGAATATATTGATGGCGATTCGCTCGCGTCCTATGTGCCTTCCGCGCCGGAATTAGTCGTCGCGCTGGGTTCGCAGATCGCGCGGGCGCTGCATTATGCCCACGAGAACGACATCATCCATCGAGATATTAAGCCTGCGAATATCAAAGTGACACCCCAGGGGCAGATCAAGATTATGGACCTGGGGTTGGCGTTACCGCGAGAAGCCAAACGCGTAACGGCTCCGGGGATGGTCATCGGCACGCCAGCGTATATCTCGCCGGAGCAAGCCCAGGGCCACGAATTGGACCGCCGCACAGATATTTATTCGCTCGGCATCGTGCTTTACGAGATGCTAACTGGGCAGCTCCCATTTAATGCCGATGACATCACAGCCCTGTTGCTGCAGCACGTTCAGCAGCCACCGCCACCGCCGCGCCTCATCAAACCGGATATCACGCCTTCCCTGGAACACGTCATCCTTAAAACGCTGGAAAAGCGCAAAGATCGGCGCTTCCAATCAGCGGACCTCCTGGCAGAGGCATTAGAGGCGACGCTGCCCGTGGGTGGCTTTACCACCGGGCGTGATGCTGAAATTGATCAGTCTTCAGCGACACGCCAGACGGGCCGCCTGAATGACCCAAATGCGCGTCCCCGGCGGATGATTAAGGTGGTCATGGCGGATGATCATGTGCTGCTGCGGCGTGCCCTGGCGAGTTACCTGGAAGCCAATGAAGAATTCCTCGTCCTGGCAGAGGCCAGCGATGGCGATCAGGCTTTGCTGCGCACGCTGGAGTTACAGCCTGATGTGCTGCTGCTGGACCTGAATATGCCGGGGAAATCTGGCCTGGATATTCTGCCAAGCATCCGTGAGCAAGCCCCAGACGTTAAAGTGCTGGTGCTGACGGGCCGCGATGATGACATCTACATCATGCGTGCTCTGCGGGCTGGTGCGCATGGGTATTTGCTCAAGAGCACCGATGAGAGCAAGCTGATGGATGCCATCCGCAAAGTGATGGACGATGAGATTGTCCTCGGACGTGGCATTGCCGGTAAGATCGTTAGCGGCATGCTCAATGATGCGGATAATGAACTCACTGAAACGGAGCGAGCTGTTTTGCTGCACGTGGCCGCAGGCTACAGTGACGAGCAAATCGGCGCGAAGCTCAACGTGCCCATGACTGAAATGATCGAGATCATGGCTCGCATTATGACCAAGTTGAAAGTCCGGGACCGTACCAACGCCGCACTGCGCGCCTTACGCGATGGGCATATCTCCCTGGATGATCTA